ACCGATAACAATCGAAGCCAATATACCAAAAAATGATAATTGCAAAGTAAGCCAGGCCGCTTTTTGATATAAAGGTATGCTTATTACAATAAAATCCCAGTTAATATTCAATAGATCACCACCTGTTTTCACCCATAATGCTTTTACGCTTCCCAAGCAGACAAACCATACGCTGTTAAATTGACATAGAAAAAGACCAAAAAAAGCGATATTACTACCAGCTTTTTTTGGCCTTTAGATGTCTAATCAGCCGTATATTTATCTTTATGTAACGTACAAAATTGGAATTTGTTCCGTACATATGCACTTTTTCTAATAATTATATAAATAGTAACACCCATATAACTTTATTGTCAATACTTTTTTTATTTCTAAGCATCGCCACACACAAGTACGGCTCCATTATATTCCGTTAATCAAAAAAAATGCCCCATTAAATTTGCTGAAGCTAAGCAAATCAGAGTTGCCATTAAACGATTCTGCTGGTTCGTTTAACGGCAACCCTGTATAGGAGGGGAAATTTGATTACTATATTCCTTTAGCTAAATGATAATAAAGCTCGTTCCACTTCAGTTCCTTTTTAAAAGCGTCGATCTCTGTTTTATTATTGATAACAACATACTCAATGCCTGCCATCTCGCTGAAATCTTCCATATGTTCCTGGGTAACCGCCTGGCTGAAGCTGCTGTGATGTGCGCCGCCGGCTAAAATCCAGGCCTCAGCACCTACTTTAAAGTCCGGCTGCGGAATCCAAAGAGCCCTGGCTACCGGCAGCTTGGGCAGCTCCTGATCAGGCGTAACAACAGCCAGCTCGTTAACCAGCAGCCGGAAGCGATTGCCCATATCAATCATGGTGGCATTCAAGCCGCGGCCGGCGGGAACATTAAAGACCAGGCGGGCCGGGTCGTCTTTGCCGCCGATGGACAGGGGATGCACTTCGAGAGAGGGCTTACCGTCTGCCACAGATTCACAAATTTCCAGCATATGAGCGCCCAGCACCTTCATGTTGCCAGTTTCCAGGTGATAGGTATAATCCTCCATTAACGAGGTACCACCTTTTAATCCGTAAGACATTACCTTCATGGCCCGAACCAGGACCGCCGACTTCCAGTCACCTTCCGGGCCAAAGCCGTAACCTGCCCCCATCAAACGTTGTACCGCCAGACCGGGAAGCTGCTGCAAACCGTGTAAATCTTCAAAAGTGGTGGTAAATCCTTTGAATTGGCCGGCTTCTAAAAATTTTTTCATGCCGGCCTCAATTCTGGCCGACTCCAATAACGCTTCCCGTTTGGCACCGTTTCGGGCTAAATCGGGATGTACGGTATAGGTAGCTTCATATTCGTCAACCAGCCGGTCAATTTCCGCCTTCTCAACGGAGTTAACACATGCAACCAAATCGCCCACCGCATAACCGTTAACCGAATAACCAAACTGAATCTGAGCCGCCACCTTATCCCCTTCGGTTACCGCCACTTCCCGCATGTTATCACCAAAACGGGCAATTTTGGCTCCCTGCCAGTCATTCCAGGCCAGAGCTGCTCTAATCCATACAGATAACCGCGCAGCAACGTCTTCATCCTGCCAGTAACCAACAATCACCTTACGGTTTTTCCGCAGTCGCGCCCCTACAAAACCAAACTCCCGGTCACCGTGAGCCGACTGGTTGAGATTCATGAAGTCCATATCGATATCTGCCCAGGGAATGTCCCGGTTATATTGTGTATGAAGATGGGCCAGCGGTTTTTGCAGTACTTTCAGACCGGCAATCCACATTTTCGCCGGGGAAAATGTATGCATCCAGGCAATCAAGCCAATGCAATTCTCTTCACTATTTGCTTCAATGCAGGTATTGTAAATGGCCTCCGGAGTAGTCAGTACCGGTTTACATATTACTTTCACCGGTATATCAATGTTCCCGGCTATCCCCCGGGCAATAATCCGGGAATGTTCTTCAACCTGTTGCAAGGTCTCGTCACCATATAAATGCTGACTGCCGGTAAGAAACCATACTTCTTTTTCGTTGCAATTTAATTGCATATTTCTTCCTCCCCATAGTCAAAATTCGCTTACTCTTCATCGGTACAGGCTACCTGCCCATAGTAAGCATGTTGTCCGTGCTTTCGTAGAAAATGTTTATCCAGCAAGCTTTGATCTACTGCCGCAACCCCCGGATTTAGTGTATGGGTGTATAAAGCCATCTTGGCTATTTCCTCCAGAACAACGGCATGATAGACAGCTTCCTGTTCATCTTTTCCCCAGGCGAACGGTCCATGATTGTTTACCAGCACGCCGGGAACGCTGGCGGGAGGTTTGCCCTGAAAAGTTTCCACAATGACTTCTCCGGTCTTTTCTTCGTATTGATTCTCAATTTCCTGAAAAGTTAATGGCCGCGTGCAAGGAATACCGCCGTAAAAATAATCGGCATGGGTGGTGCCGTGTACCGGAATAGATCGTCCGGCCTGAGCCCAAACGGTAGCATAGGTGGAATGAGTATGAACAATACCGCCAATTTCAGCAAACTGGTTATACAGCACTAAATGAGTGGGAGTATCCGAAGAGGGACGGTATTTGCCTTCTACCTGCTTTCCCCTCAAATCCAAAACCACCATATCTTCCGGCTGCAGCTTCTCATACTCCACGCCGCTTGGCTTTATCACTACCAGACCCTGTTCACGGTCAATGCCACTGACATTACCCCAGGTAAATAATACCAGGCCGTGCTTTTGCAGATCCAGATTAGCCTGCCATACAGAACGTTTAAGTTCCTCCAGCATAATGATTACCTCCTTCCCTTGGTCAGCTTACCTCTAACTCCAACTGGCAGGCCGGCGGCTGAACATTGCTTTGCGTCTTGGCCGTCTGTTTAAGTTCTTTTAAACGTTTCATCACATTATTGGCACCACGGCCAAAATAATCGTGCAGCGTTTTATATTCGGCATATAGCCTTGCATAGCGGGCGACATGCTCCGGCCTAGGCTCATATACCTGTTTAATCCTGGTCATTTTGGCGGCTGCGGCAAAAATCGTATCATAGCCGCCATCTTTTTCCCCGGCCGCTACCGCCCCAAACATAGCCGCGCCCAGAGCCGGCGTTTGCAATGATTCGGCTACCGAAATCTCCCGTCCGGTCACATCGGCATAGATCTGCATGAGCATATTGTTTTTCTGGGACAACCCGCCGCAAGCATACAATTCGTCGATTTTCACCCCGGCGTTTTCAAAGGCTTCCACGATCATATTGGTGCCAAAGGCAGTGGCTTCGATTAAGGCACGATAGATTTCTTCCGGCTTGGTCAATAAAGTAGCCCCCAACAGCAAGCCTGTCAAATGCGTATCCACCAGTACCGAGCGATTGCCATTCCACCAGTCCAGCGCCAGCAGTCCGCTTTCGCCCGGCACCAGGCGGGCTGCCTTTTCCTCCAGCAAGCTGTGAATACTAAGGTTGCGCGAAGCAGCCTCTTGCCTATACGCTGCCGGCACACAATGCTCCACAAACCACTCAAAGATATCACCCACTGCCGATTGTCCTGCTTCATACCCGTAATAGCCGGCAACAACCCCGTCCTCCACCACGCCACACATACCGTCAACCGTTTTTTCCTCCCGGCCCAGTACAATATGGCAAATCGACGTTCCCATGCTCATGACCAATTTCCCCGGTTCTACCACACCGGCCGCCGGTACGGCCACATGGGCATCGACATTGCCTACCGAAACGGCAATTCCTGCCTTCAGCCCCATTTTTTCCGCCATGTCCGGCAACAGTTCACCGGCCTTGCTGCCGATGGGCAAAATCGGGCTGTATAACTTTTCCTCCACCAGGTTCTCCATACGAGGATCCAAGGCTTTGAAGAATTCCCTGCCGGGATACCCCTCCTGTTTATGCCAGATGGCTTTGTAACCGGCAGTACAACTGTTGCGGACATCCCTTCCCGTCATCTGCATAGTGACCCAATCGGCAGCTTCCATAAACCGGTCGGCCGCCTCATAAATAGCCGGCGCTTCATTCACAATCTGCCATATTTTAGGGATCAACCACTCTGACGATATTTTTCCGCCGTAGCGGGATAAAAACTTTTCCCCTCGGTCGGCGGCAATTTGATTTAAGCGATTAGCTTCATCCTGCGCTGCGTGATGCTTCCAAAGTTTAACCCAGGCATGCGGTTCATCGTGAAACCCGGGAAGTTGGCATAAGGCCCTCCCGTCTTTAGCCACCGGCAACATAGTACAGGCGGTAAAATCAATCCCCAAGCCGATTACATCCTCCGGGTCAACCTTAGCTTCAGCAAGTACCTGAGGAACAGCCTCAAATAAGACAGTCAGATAATCCTCCGGGTTTTGCAGAGCCCAGTCATCGGGCAATACCCTATCGGTTCCCGGCAACACCTCATCAATCACGCCATCCTGATAGGCTACCACCGCATCGGCTACTTCCCTGCCGGTCGCTACTTCCACCAACAAAGCACGCCCGGATTGCGTACCAAAATCAATACCTATGCTGAACTTTTTACTTTCCACAACTTGCCCTCCCTCATTTTCAATTAAATCCAGAATTATTACGTCCGGTTTTCTGAATTGCAGCTATATATTTTATATAATAAATTAAATATTTAATTTATTATATAAAATATATACGCTACCGCCCATTATTTTCCTTCTTCTGAAAAAAATATATTTTCAAAAAAAAAGCGCCACTTTCCGACAACGCGAAAAGTGACGCTTCTAACTCTATTTTGATGTGCTACTTGTTCATGATAATTCCCTGCATCGTTAAATCAACAATGCCGTTTAAGGCTGCAGCCCGCCCCTCGGCCGAATACTCGATCCGGACACTGGCAAAACAGCTTTCCAACACCCGCTGCTTAATCACTTCCATCATACTGGCTTCTATAAGCTGATAAACTCTGGTGATTCCACCGCCAATAATCACCAGTTCAGGATTAAAGATATTAATCACATTGGAAACACCTACCCCGAGATAGCGGGCCACATTTTGCAACAGCTCCATAGCCAAGGCATCCCCTTGCTCCGCAGCGGCATACACATGCTCCGGTTTGACCGCTTCGGTATCCTGATCAACCAATTGCGCCACCAGCGAACTACGCCCTTCCCGCATAGCCTGCACAACCAGATTAACCAGCGCGGTTTCCGAGGCCATGGCCTCCAGACAACCCCGATTGCCGCAGCTACAAACAGGCCCGTTGACATCAACGGCACTGTGGCCGATTTCACCGGCGCTATCACCCAAACCACGGTATAATTCACCGTTTAAAATGATGCCCGAGCCAATCCCGCCGCCGACTCCCAAAAACACGGCATTCCGGATATCCCGGTAGGGGCCGTAATGATAGGAGCCCAGAGCCATAGCCCGCATATCATTTTCCACAAAAGTGGGAAGGTGGAACTGTGCTTCTACGATAAACTTCAGCGGTACATTGCGCCAGCCGGTACTGGGTGAAAACAGCGATACCCCCTCCGCCGACTTAACCGGACCGCGGACGATAATTCCGATAGCGGCAACATCCTTACCTTCTTCAGACGAACAAAGCAACCCGATGACATCCAGCATAACCGCCAGCACCTCGTCTTTATTGAGGTGGCGGGTATCCCTGTGAATTGTCTTACTAATTTCCAGCCCTGCATTAATTACATACCCGGCCACTTCTTTCGAACGAATATCGACTATGACCATTTTAGCCATATCCGGATTCGCCTTGAGCAAAACCGGCCGGCGTCCTCCGCTGTATTCGCCGATCATATACTCACTGATGATACCGGCTTCAATCAGTTTGCCGGAAATATTCGTTACCGTCGGTGCCGTCAACCCGGTTAGCTTGGCTATATCCACACGTGATATGGGGCCTCGCCGCCGGACCGTATTAACCACTAAAGCCTCATTCGGTCCTCCCACAGCTTTTAAATTTATCTGATTCGTTTCTGCCATAAGTTTATATCTTACCTTTCATTAGCCAGTCAGCATGTATGGGAAAACTGCTGATGCCAGAGTTTTTAATAAAATGTAATGCCGAAATTACAGGTAAGTAAGAAAA
This region of Propionispora hippei DSM 15287 genomic DNA includes:
- a CDS encoding ribulokinase, translated to MESKKFSIGIDFGTQSGRALLVEVATGREVADAVVAYQDGVIDEVLPGTDRVLPDDWALQNPEDYLTVLFEAVPQVLAEAKVDPEDVIGLGIDFTACTMLPVAKDGRALCQLPGFHDEPHAWVKLWKHHAAQDEANRLNQIAADRGEKFLSRYGGKISSEWLIPKIWQIVNEAPAIYEAADRFMEAADWVTMQMTGRDVRNSCTAGYKAIWHKQEGYPGREFFKALDPRMENLVEEKLYSPILPIGSKAGELLPDMAEKMGLKAGIAVSVGNVDAHVAVPAAGVVEPGKLVMSMGTSICHIVLGREEKTVDGMCGVVEDGVVAGYYGYEAGQSAVGDIFEWFVEHCVPAAYRQEAASRNLSIHSLLEEKAARLVPGESGLLALDWWNGNRSVLVDTHLTGLLLGATLLTKPEEIYRALIEATAFGTNMIVEAFENAGVKIDELYACGGLSQKNNMLMQIYADVTGREISVAESLQTPALGAAMFGAVAAGEKDGGYDTIFAAAAKMTRIKQVYEPRPEHVARYARLYAEYKTLHDYFGRGANNVMKRLKELKQTAKTQSNVQPPACQLELEVS
- a CDS encoding ROK family transcriptional regulator; its protein translation is MAETNQINLKAVGGPNEALVVNTVRRRGPISRVDIAKLTGLTAPTVTNISGKLIEAGIISEYMIGEYSGGRRPVLLKANPDMAKMVIVDIRSKEVAGYVINAGLEISKTIHRDTRHLNKDEVLAVMLDVIGLLCSSEEGKDVAAIGIIVRGPVKSAEGVSLFSPSTGWRNVPLKFIVEAQFHLPTFVENDMRAMALGSYHYGPYRDIRNAVFLGVGGGIGSGIILNGELYRGLGDSAGEIGHSAVDVNGPVCSCGNRGCLEAMASETALVNLVVQAMREGRSSLVAQLVDQDTEAVKPEHVYAAAEQGDALAMELLQNVARYLGVGVSNVINIFNPELVIIGGGITRVYQLIEASMMEVIKQRVLESCFASVRIEYSAEGRAAALNGIVDLTMQGIIMNK
- the araA gene encoding L-arabinose isomerase; this translates as MQLNCNEKEVWFLTGSQHLYGDETLQQVEEHSRIIARGIAGNIDIPVKVICKPVLTTPEAIYNTCIEANSEENCIGLIAWMHTFSPAKMWIAGLKVLQKPLAHLHTQYNRDIPWADIDMDFMNLNQSAHGDREFGFVGARLRKNRKVIVGYWQDEDVAARLSVWIRAALAWNDWQGAKIARFGDNMREVAVTEGDKVAAQIQFGYSVNGYAVGDLVACVNSVEKAEIDRLVDEYEATYTVHPDLARNGAKREALLESARIEAGMKKFLEAGQFKGFTTTFEDLHGLQQLPGLAVQRLMGAGYGFGPEGDWKSAVLVRAMKVMSYGLKGGTSLMEDYTYHLETGNMKVLGAHMLEICESVADGKPSLEVHPLSIGGKDDPARLVFNVPAGRGLNATMIDMGNRFRLLVNELAVVTPDQELPKLPVARALWIPQPDFKVGAEAWILAGGAHHSSFSQAVTQEHMEDFSEMAGIEYVVINNKTEIDAFKKELKWNELYYHLAKGI
- the araD gene encoding L-ribulose-5-phosphate 4-epimerase, with the translated sequence MLEELKRSVWQANLDLQKHGLVLFTWGNVSGIDREQGLVVIKPSGVEYEKLQPEDMVVLDLRGKQVEGKYRPSSDTPTHLVLYNQFAEIGGIVHTHSTYATVWAQAGRSIPVHGTTHADYFYGGIPCTRPLTFQEIENQYEEKTGEVIVETFQGKPPASVPGVLVNNHGPFAWGKDEQEAVYHAVVLEEIAKMALYTHTLNPGVAAVDQSLLDKHFLRKHGQHAYYGQVACTDEE